Proteins encoded by one window of Erythrobacter sp.:
- a CDS encoding M10 family metallopeptidase C-terminal domain-containing protein, with product MNVEVAPLSSNPYTRSLLAPDVWSGLTITFSFPDNPLDYADYGPGDEIVAGFVSFSEMQKNAVRHILATISSFTNLVFTEVTGSLDATATLRFGNTNVTDAAFAFLPSTDSVGGDSWYSSEAYMQSPAIGNFAYFALLHEIGHALGLLHPHEGEFGDPMPLDRDWMPYTVMSYRSTQGGELGYYNNGSDFAQSYMMEDIVALQQAYGPNYSTNSGATVYSFSPTSGELFINGAGQGAPEKNIVFQTIWDGGGIDTYDFSTYTQPGDIDLRPGNWIRFYPIQSAQLGGGSTPPGLVANAHMFAGDPRSLIENAIGGSGDDDIYGNHIANRLEGGIGRDNLFGYEGEDHLLGGADGDMLYGGIGNDLLEGGDGGDNLHGEEGDDTLYGGREDDTLHGGSGNDILHGEGGGDVLFGGSGDDSLFGGNGQGMLHGEDGHDLIDGGIDDDTLYGGAGNDRLIGRGGNDLLDGGAGADTMIGGTGNDTYVWDDIGDVIIELADGGIDTLASAVYNLTAGDNIENVRVSGLLHLNVTGDDGDNGLGGNGGNNILDGRGGADSMSGDYGADIYYVDHIGDKVYEGVGMGTDRVYASVSFTMSQGYWTGGGNPYLGASLPRFIPGAEIEFLYLQGTGDLDGTGNEHNNRIFGTSGANVLTGMGGNDILNGRTGWDTAVFSGVLADYTITEQVDGSFLVVGPDGTDQLIGIEQALFSDQQVYLVPSTRQDGTPGIDNLTGTSGVDLLYGLAGDDVLQGLSGNDTLDGGTGSDTMVGGMGNDTFSIDSIGDVVTELENEGFDRIISSIDFSANPSRYGNIEAFGLAGLATQLRGNQLANELVANATLGSLLNALGGNDLLLGGAGNDLLNGGSGDDEMRGGGGDDSYFVYEAGDVIVELAGEGIDYVRSGVNYTLGANLEDLRLAGTLATVGTGNALANRIYGGSAGATLSGLDGDDTIYGSNTADTIYGGSGADRLVGNFGEDAIHGGEGNDIINGGTNIDTLHGDGGDDLILGGIGNDVIYGGTGNDTLLGEANMDTLHGEDGADILDGGDGVDRLIGGADRDVMTGGLRADVFAFADGDFAGLAANTADRITDFTVAQGDRIDLSAVDAILGGTDDAFDYIGSDAFSGTAGELRWAHVGANTMVYMDVDGDALADYAIRLDGTVNLAEASFLL from the coding sequence ATGAACGTGGAAGTCGCGCCGTTATCTTCTAATCCCTACACGCGAAGCCTGCTTGCCCCGGACGTCTGGTCCGGCCTGACAATCACTTTCAGTTTTCCCGACAACCCTCTCGATTATGCCGATTATGGACCGGGCGATGAAATAGTCGCCGGTTTTGTGTCCTTCAGCGAAATGCAGAAGAACGCCGTCCGGCATATTCTCGCGACGATTTCCAGCTTCACGAATCTGGTTTTCACCGAGGTCACCGGCAGCCTCGATGCCACAGCGACACTGCGCTTCGGCAATACCAATGTGACAGATGCGGCGTTCGCATTCCTGCCGAGTACGGACAGCGTAGGCGGAGACTCGTGGTATTCGAGCGAAGCCTACATGCAGTCTCCCGCTATCGGCAACTTTGCCTATTTCGCCCTGCTGCACGAAATCGGCCACGCCCTCGGCCTGCTCCACCCGCACGAAGGTGAATTCGGCGATCCGATGCCGCTCGACCGTGACTGGATGCCCTACACGGTGATGAGCTACCGCTCGACGCAAGGCGGTGAACTGGGATATTATAACAACGGCTCCGATTTCGCGCAAAGTTACATGATGGAGGACATCGTTGCCCTCCAGCAGGCCTATGGACCGAATTACTCGACCAACTCCGGGGCTACCGTCTATTCATTCAGTCCGACAAGCGGCGAACTCTTTATCAACGGGGCGGGGCAAGGCGCGCCTGAAAAGAATATCGTTTTCCAGACCATCTGGGACGGCGGCGGTATCGATACCTATGATTTTTCGACCTATACACAACCGGGCGATATCGACTTGCGGCCCGGCAACTGGATAAGGTTCTACCCGATCCAGAGCGCGCAATTGGGGGGCGGCAGCACGCCACCCGGCCTCGTTGCCAATGCCCACATGTTCGCAGGCGATCCACGCTCGCTGATCGAGAATGCGATCGGCGGATCGGGTGACGACGATATCTATGGCAACCACATCGCCAATCGGCTCGAAGGGGGTATCGGGCGCGATAATCTGTTCGGATATGAAGGTGAGGACCATCTGCTTGGCGGGGCGGACGGGGACATGCTGTATGGCGGCATCGGGAACGACTTGCTCGAAGGGGGCGACGGCGGGGATAACCTCCATGGTGAGGAGGGCGACGACACCCTCTACGGGGGCAGGGAAGACGATACACTCCATGGGGGATCGGGCAACGATATACTCCATGGGGAAGGCGGGGGAGATGTCCTCTTCGGAGGAAGCGGCGACGACTCGCTGTTCGGTGGCAACGGCCAGGGGATGCTTCACGGCGAAGATGGCCATGACCTGATCGACGGCGGAATCGATGATGACACCCTCTATGGCGGGGCGGGCAATGACCGGCTGATAGGTCGTGGCGGAAACGATCTTCTTGATGGGGGCGCGGGTGCCGACACCATGATCGGCGGTACCGGCAACGATACCTATGTCTGGGACGATATCGGGGACGTCATCATTGAACTCGCCGATGGGGGGATCGATACCCTGGCGAGCGCGGTCTATAATCTGACTGCCGGTGACAATATCGAAAACGTCCGTGTGTCAGGTCTATTGCACCTCAACGTGACGGGGGACGATGGCGACAACGGCCTTGGCGGAAACGGCGGAAACAACATTCTCGACGGACGCGGCGGTGCAGATAGCATGTCCGGCGATTACGGAGCCGATATCTATTACGTCGACCATATAGGCGACAAAGTATATGAAGGTGTCGGAATGGGCACCGACCGGGTCTACGCTTCCGTCAGCTTTACAATGAGCCAGGGTTACTGGACCGGAGGAGGAAATCCCTATCTGGGGGCGAGTCTTCCGCGCTTTATCCCCGGCGCGGAGATCGAGTTTCTCTACCTTCAGGGTACCGGCGATCTCGACGGGACTGGCAACGAACACAATAACCGTATTTTCGGCACTTCCGGCGCAAATGTGCTAACGGGAATGGGTGGCAACGATATTCTCAATGGCCGTACAGGGTGGGACACTGCGGTTTTTTCCGGAGTGCTGGCGGACTATACGATCACAGAGCAGGTCGACGGTAGTTTCCTGGTCGTTGGGCCCGACGGCACCGACCAGCTTATCGGCATCGAGCAGGCACTTTTTTCGGATCAGCAAGTCTATCTGGTCCCTTCCACAAGGCAGGACGGCACACCGGGAATAGACAACCTCACCGGAACTAGCGGAGTGGATTTGCTTTACGGTCTCGCGGGCGATGATGTGCTTCAGGGTCTGAGCGGCAACGACACACTCGACGGCGGCACCGGCAGTGACACGATGGTGGGTGGCATGGGCAACGACACCTTCTCCATCGACAGCATCGGTGACGTTGTAACGGAGCTGGAGAACGAGGGGTTCGACCGGATCATCAGCTCGATCGATTTCTCCGCGAACCCTTCTCGATATGGCAACATCGAAGCGTTCGGCCTCGCCGGTTTGGCCACCCAGTTGCGCGGCAACCAGCTGGCCAACGAACTCGTCGCCAATGCCACGCTCGGTAGCCTGCTCAACGCTCTTGGCGGCAACGACCTGCTTTTGGGCGGGGCCGGAAACGATCTCCTGAACGGCGGATCGGGCGATGACGAGATGCGCGGCGGCGGCGGGGACGACAGCTATTTCGTCTACGAAGCAGGTGACGTGATTGTCGAACTGGCGGGCGAAGGGATCGACTATGTCCGCTCGGGCGTGAACTACACCCTTGGCGCCAACCTGGAGGACCTGCGGCTGGCCGGAACCCTGGCCACGGTGGGCACCGGCAATGCGCTGGCCAACCGGATCTACGGCGGGAGTGCCGGCGCGACGCTTTCCGGGCTCGATGGCGATGATACGATCTATGGCAGCAACACGGCCGACACAATCTACGGTGGGTCCGGGGCTGATCGGCTGGTTGGCAACTTCGGCGAGGACGCCATCCATGGCGGCGAAGGTAATGACATCATCAACGGCGGCACCAATATCGACACTCTCCACGGCGATGGCGGTGATGACCTGATCCTGGGCGGCATCGGCAACGATGTCATCTATGGGGGCACCGGCAATGATACGCTGCTCGGCGAAGCGAACATGGATACGCTGCACGGCGAGGACGGGGCCGACATTCTCGACGGCGGTGACGGGGTGGACCGGCTGATCGGCGGGGCGGACCGCGATGTGATGACCGGCGGCCTCCGCGCAGACGTGTTCGCTTTCGCTGACGGCGACTTTGCCGGACTGGCGGCCAACACCGCCGACCGGATCACCGACTTCACCGTGGCGCAGGGTGACAGGATCGATCTGTCCGCAGTCGATGCGATCCTGGGCGGCACAGACGATGCCTTCGATTACATCGGCAGCGATGCCTTCTCCGGAACGGCGGGCGAACTGCGCTGGGCGCACGTTGGCGCCAACACGATGGTCTACATGGACGTCGATGGCGACGCGCTCGCCGACTACGCCATCCGGCTGGACGGCACGGTCAACTTGGCGGAGGCTAGTTTCCTTCTGTGA
- a CDS encoding Lrp/AsnC ligand binding domain-containing protein has protein sequence MVELDSFDRKILAALREDGRMTMTNLASRVGLSKTPCQLRVKRMLVAGVITGFRAMVDPQKLGLNHVAFTEVKLSDTREAALAQFNAAVRRIPEVEECHMIASSFDYLLKVRTADIRKYREVLGERISELPFVASTSTFVAMETVREASG, from the coding sequence ATGGTCGAACTGGATTCCTTCGATCGGAAGATTCTCGCCGCCCTGCGTGAAGACGGGCGGATGACGATGACCAATCTGGCCAGCCGCGTCGGCCTTTCCAAGACTCCGTGCCAGTTACGGGTGAAGCGGATGCTGGTGGCAGGCGTCATCACCGGCTTTCGGGCAATGGTCGATCCGCAGAAGCTCGGGCTGAACCATGTCGCCTTCACCGAGGTAAAGCTGTCCGACACCCGCGAGGCGGCGCTGGCCCAGTTCAACGCCGCCGTGCGCCGCATTCCCGAAGTCGAGGAATGCCACATGATCGCCAGCAGCTTCGATTACCTGCTGAAAGTCCGCACGGCAGACATCCGCAAGTATCGCGAAGTGCTGGGGGAGCGGATTTCAGAACTTCCCTTCGTCGCCAGTACCTCCACCTTTGTAGCGATGGAAACGGTGCGGGAGGCCAGCGGTTAG